The following are from one region of the Corylus avellana chromosome ca1, CavTom2PMs-1.0 genome:
- the LOC132167137 gene encoding scarecrow-like protein 8, translated as MASGFTAGGAPDFFSGRSTTMTNQPQHPQQGYRSQLPGLLTDPSIQIARQQAAASSLIGKRTLADFRTPQFQNPPPLNSLFLRSVKPRRNYHHSSPISTLSPIDFSTSNPTCLTSSPEASSLLLSSQQQQLQQQQQRYGLPIIQQHHQQQFRPQPIDAIGNSRIVPQHNTATISTLPGVPYMNTTTMTTTLINSTVPQDRLLSSAQDLSEQKMMNHRLQELEKQLLDDDDENGDEGDAVSVITSTNSEWSETIQNLISPTQKPISPSPTSSTSSSTSSNSSVPSPGSTCLKQSLMEAATNISEGRNDAAAEILTRLAQFSSNHKGSSEERLMSYMVATLKSRMNPSENPPPVAELFHKEHAEATQLLYEMSPCFKLGFMAANLAILDAALEDESESGNRIHVIDFDVGQGGQYVNLLHALSARQKGKPFFVKITAVSDSDGARERLGIVGEMLSRLADSVGVSFAFKMAESQKLSELTRESLGCDLDEPLAVNFAFKLCRMPDESVSTENPRDELLRRVKAMEPRVVTLVEQEMNANTAPFLARVAETSAYYGALFDSMEATVPRDSPNRVKVEEGLSRRLGNSVACEGRDRVERCEVFGKWRARMGMAGFQLRPLGRNVAEAMRARLNGVGNPNRVKPDFTVSEENGGVSFGWMGRALTVASAWR; from the coding sequence atggCATCGGGGTTCACCGCCGGCGGGGCCCCCGACTTCTTCAGCGGCCGATCCACCACCATGACGAACCAGCCTCAGCATCCACAGCAGGGCTACCGATCCCAGCTTCCGGGTCTCCTTACGGACCCATCCATCCAGATCGCTCGCCAGCAAGCCGCAGCGTCCAGCCTAATCGGGAAGCGAACTCTGGCCGATTTCCGAACCCCGCAGTTCCAGAATCCACCACCGCTCAATAGTCTTTTTCTCCGCTCCGTCAAGCCCCGGAGGAATTACCACCACTCCTCCCCTATATCCACTTTATCCCCCATTGATTTTTCCACCAGCAACCCCACCTGTCTTACCAGTTCTCCAGAAGCATCTTCTTTGTTGCTATCGTCGCAGCAGCAGCAgctacaacaacaacaacaacgttACGGCCTCCCCATCATACAACAACACCACCAGCAACAGTTTCGGCCTCAACCAATTGATGCCATCGGAAATTCTAGAATTGTTCCGCAACACAATACTGCAACTATTTCAACCTTACCCGGCGTTCCCTACATGAATACAACGACGATGACGACGACGCTCATAAACAGCACGGTTCCCCAAGACAGACTTTTGTCGTCCGCCCAGGATTTATCGGAGCAGAAGATGATGAATCATCGGCTCCAGGAATTGGAGAAACAGTTATTGGACGACGACGATGAGAACGGCGACGAAGGCGACGCCGTTTCAGTGATCACCAGCACTAATAGTGAGTGGTCCGAGACCATCCAGAACTTGATTAGTCCGACCCAGAAACCCATTTCGCCCTCCCCCACTTCCTCGACGTCGTCGTCGACCTCGTCCAACTCCTCGGTACCTTCGCCTGGGTCCACCTGCTTAAAGCAATCGCTAATGGAGGCTGCGACCAACATTTCGGAAGGCAGAAACGACGCCGCGGCGGAGATCCTCACGCGCCTGGCCCAGTTCTCTTCCAACCACAAAGGGAGTTCTGAGGAGAGGCTGATGAGTTACATGGTCGCCACGCTGAAATCGCGCATGAATCCGTCTGAAAACCCACCCCCTGTCGCCGAGCTTTTCCACAAGGAACACGCTGAGGCGACCCAGCTCCTCTACGAGATGTCGCCCTGCTTCAAGCTCGGTTTCATGGCCGCCAACCTCGCAATTCTGGATGCGGCATTAGAGGATGAGTCCGAGAGCGGCAACAGAATTCACGTGATCGATTTCGATGTCGGGCAAGGTGGTCAGTATGTGAATCTCTTGCACGCGCTCTCGGCGCGTCAGAAGGGTAAGCCGTTCTTCGTGAAGATCACGGCGGTTTCAGATAGTGATGGGGCGAGAGAGAGGCTGGGGATTGTGGGTGAGATGCTGAGTCGTCTAGCGGATAGTGTCGGGGTTTCCTTCGCGTTCAAGATGGCGGAGAGTCAGAAACTCAGTGAGCTGACCCGGGAGTCCCTGGGCTGTGACCTTGACGAACCACTGGCGGTGAATTTCGCTTTCAAGCTGTGCAGAATGCCGGACGAGAGCGTGTCGACGGAGAATCCTCGGGACGAACTGCTCCGGCGAGTAAAGGCGATGGAGCCGCGCGTGGTGACCCTGGTGGAGCAAGAAATGAACGCCAACACGGCGCCGTTCCTGGCGCGGGTGGCGGAGACGAGCGCGTACTACGGAGCGTTGTTTGACTCGATGGAGGCGACGGTGCCGAGGGATAGCCCGAACAGAGTGAAGGTGGAGGAGGGACTGAGTCGGAGGCTGGGGAACTCGGTGGCGTGTGAGGGGAGGGACCGCGTGGAGAGGTGCGAGGTTTTCGGGAAGTGGCGGGCCCGGATGGGCATGGCAGGGTTCCAGTTGAGGCCGCTGGGCCGAAACGTGGCGGAGGCGATGAGGGCGCGACTCAATGGAGTTGGAAACCCGAACCGAGTCAAACCGGATTTCACGGTTAGCGAAGAAAACGGAGGGGTTAGCTTTGGATGGATGGGCCGGGCCCTCACCGTCGCATCTGCTTGGCGTTAA
- the LOC132167133 gene encoding uncharacterized protein LOC132167133 yields the protein MAMQAGRLIHDQNFNVHCNGASVGGKTNVQKAERKGGLGARKPLSDLSNSEKHVLNQAPKKQTSKKVTFIDEHSGASKMRNDTNKKTSISRASAKLQTGSRKALSDISNSGKAHLNGEATNKNLNLKLGVVAEEPLHHVSAIAEERFLHNHQECIKAQTKSMDLDEFLKTVGLDNDLSKCLATPRAPSMSRKLKPENSLKKYHLELEEMAEQLIEDGGGSSWKHGLLSGKPAASPLPPCMTPKSPRYSTLWKDYDLINFKLMETPDLPRH from the exons ATGGCGATGCAAGCTGGTCGTCTGATTCATGATCAGAACTTTAATGTTCACTGCAATG GTGCTTCTGTTGGGGGAAAGACAAATGTCCAAAAAGCAGAGAGGAAAGGAGGGCTTGGTGCAAGGAAACCGCTTAGTGATTTATCGAACTCAGAGAAGCATGTTCTAAATCAGGCACCGAAAAAGCAAACTTCAAAGAAAGTCACTTTTATTGATGAACATTCTGGTGCCtctaaaatgagaaatgatacaaacaaaaagacaagcATCTCTAGAGCCTCAGCGAAGTTGCAGACGGGTAGCAGGAAAGCGCTTTCTGACATTTCAAACTCTGGCAAGGCACATCTGAATGGGGAGGCAACAAACAAGAATCTTAACCTGAAGCTCGGTGTTGTGGCAGAGGAACCACTTCATCATGTCAGTGCTATTGCTGAAGAGCGATTTCTGCACAATCACCAAGAGTGTATTAAAGCACAGACCAAGTCTATGGACTTGGATGAATTTCTGAAGACAGTTGGACTAGACAATG atCTTTCCAAATGCTTGGCAACTCCACGTGCACCATCAATGTCAAGAAAGTTAAAG CCTGAAAACTCCCTGAAGAAGTACCACCTTGAATTGGAAGAGATGGCTGAGCAGCTGATTGAAGATGGAGGAGGATCTTCTTGGAAGCATGGGCTGTTGTCAGGCAAGCCTGCCGCCTCTCCACTACCTCCTTGCATGACCCCAAAATCACCCCGTTATTCCACACTCTGGAAAGACTACGACTTGATCAACTTTAAGTTGATGGAGACTCCAGACTTGCCAAGGCATTAA
- the LOC132167492 gene encoding proline--tRNA ligase, chloroplastic/mitochondrial, with amino-acid sequence MVVCLRLPSLTSSLFSSATANSLRRSPAFLRRRSIRQLPPSTLAAARFSAQGTATTEERADEKSKSGANSQERVITPRSQDFNAWYLDIIANAELADYGPVRGTMVIRPYGYAIWEAIQEYLNVKFKETGHSNMYFPQFIPYSFIEKEASHVEGFSPELALVTIGGGKELEEKLVVRPTSETIVNHMFTQWIHSYRDLPLMVNQWANVTRWEMRTKPFVRTLEFLWQEGHTAHATPEEAENEAIQMINVYTKFAYEQAAIPVIAGRKSRVETFAGASRTYTIEAMMGDRKALQAGTSHNLGQNFSRAFGTQFTDENGQRLHVWQTSWAVSTRFVGGIIMTHGDDAGLMLPPRLAPIQVVIIPIWKKDDDKTGVLNAASSVKDLLQTAGFKVKLDDSDQRTPGWKFNFWEMKGVPLRIEIGPRDVSSGSVVISRRDIPGKQGKVFGISMEPSILAAYVKDKLGEIQASLLGQATLFRDSNIVDVSSYDELKVAISQGKWARGPWSASDEDELKVKEETGATIRCFPFEQPQGIKTCLMTGNPAEEVAIFAKSY; translated from the exons ATGGTGGTGTGTCTGAGGCTCCCTTCTCTCACGTCGTCTCTATTCTCTTCCGCCACCGCCAACTCCCTCAGGCGCTCTCCGGCGTTTCTCCGGCGGCGAAGCATTCGCCAGCTCCCGCCATCGACGTTAGCCGCCGCCAGGTTCTCGGCGCAGGGCACGGCGACGACGGAGGAGCGGGCGGATGAGAAGTCGAAGAGCGGAGCGAACAGCCAGGAGCGAGTGATAACGCCTCGGTCACAGGACTTCAACGCTTGGTACCTGGATATCATTGCCAACGCTGAGCTCGCCGACTACGGTCCCGTCCGCGGCACCATGGTTATTCGCCCCTACGGCTACGCCATTTGGGAGGCCATTCAG GAGTACCTGAACGTTAAGTTCAAGGAGACCGGTCACAGTAACATGTATTTCCCGCAG TTTATACCATACTCATTTATAGAGAAAGAAGCCAGCCATGTTGAGGGTTTTAGTCCAGAATTAGCTCTTGTGACTATCGGGGGAGGAAAGGAACTAGAAGAAAAACTTGTG GTTCGACCTACAAGTGAAACCATAGTAAATCACATGTTCACTCAATGGATTCATAGCTACCGTGATCTTCCTCTCATGGTTAACCAG TGGGCGAATGTCACAAGATGGGAGATGCGAACAAAACCATTTGTGAGGACTCTTGAATTTCTCTGGCAGGAGGGGCATACTGCTCATGCCACTCCAGAAGAGGCAGAAAATGAG GCTATACAGATGATTAACGTCTATACAAAATTTGCTTATGAGCAAGCTGCAATACCTGTTATTGCAGGTCGAAAATCTAGAGTTGAAACATTTGCTGGTGCTTCAAGGACCTATACAATTGAAGCCATGATGGGTGATCGCAAGGCATTACAGGCTGGAACCAGCCATAATCTCGGGCAGAACTTCTCTCGTGCTTTTGGAACCCAG TTCACAGATGAAAACGGACAAAGGCTACATGTATGGCAAACATCATGGGCAGTTAGTACCCGTTTTGTTGGTGGTATTATCATGACCCATGGAGATGATGCAGGGTTAATGCTTCCTCCAAGGCTTGCACCTATACAG GTGGTAATTATACCAATTTGGAAGAAGGATGATGACAAAACTGGAGTTCTAAATGCCGCATCATCTGTAAAGGATCTTCTGCAAACTGCAGGGTTTAAAGTTAAACTTGATGACTCGGACCAAAGAACCCCAGGATGGAAATTCAATTTCTGGGAGATGAAG ggaGTCCCTCTAAGGATTGAGATTGGTCCTCGTGATGTTTCCAGTGGAAGTGTGGTTATATCTAGGAGAGATATTCCCGGAAAGCAGGGGAAAGTGTTTGGAATCTCTATGGAACCTTCAATTTTAGCAGCTTATGTAAAAGACAAATTGGGCGAGATCCAGGCATCTCTTTTGGGACAAGCAACTTTATTTCGGGACAG TAATATTGTAGATGTAAGCTCGTATGATGAACTCAAAGTCGCAATTTCCCAGGGCAAATGGGCAAGGGGTCCTTGGTCAGCTAG TGATGAAGACGAGTTAAAAGTGAAAGAAGAGACGGGGGCAACCATTAGGTGTTTTCCCTTTGAGCAGCCTCAAGGGATTAAAACATGCTTGATGACT